A part of Leptotrichia hongkongensis genomic DNA contains:
- the cobK gene encoding precorrin-6A reductase encodes MIWIIGGTKDSRSILDEVLKVREDEIIVSTATEYGGKLLEDVAKNEKVHVLSERLNVLQIESMILEKKIDLIIDASHPYAQNISNTVISMVSYLNERAEKGKEIKYVRFERKMVDYGSENVFKFQNLQEIIMFLNKVENKNVLSTLGSNTLAEIKEIREKNNLFVRILPTTTSIQSAEELGYLPKNIIAMQGPFSKNMNIAMLKDFKIDYLITKESGETGGELQKVEACQECGVKILAIKRPVLNYGIFFHTIEELIEYIVKLV; translated from the coding sequence ATGATTTGGATAATTGGTGGAACGAAAGATTCCAGAAGTATTTTAGATGAAGTTTTGAAAGTTCGGGAAGATGAGATTATAGTGAGTACAGCTACTGAGTATGGTGGAAAATTACTTGAAGATGTGGCTAAGAATGAAAAAGTGCATGTACTTTCAGAAAGATTGAATGTACTGCAGATTGAAAGCATGATTTTAGAGAAGAAGATTGACTTAATTATTGATGCTAGCCATCCATATGCACAAAATATTAGTAATACTGTTATTTCAATGGTAAGTTATTTGAATGAAAGAGCCGAAAAAGGAAAAGAGATAAAATATGTAAGATTTGAAAGAAAAATGGTTGATTATGGAAGTGAAAATGTATTTAAATTCCAAAATTTACAGGAAATAATTATGTTTTTAAATAAAGTTGAAAATAAAAATGTATTGAGTACATTGGGATCGAACACTTTGGCGGAAATAAAAGAAATAAGAGAGAAAAATAATTTGTTTGTTAGAATTCTGCCAACAACAACTTCAATACAAAGTGCTGAAGAGCTTGGATATTTACCTAAAAATATAATTGCAATGCAGGGGCCGTTTTCTAAAAATATGAATATTGCGATGTTAAAAGATTTTAAGATTGATTATCTTATAACAAAAGAGAGCGGTGAAACTGGGGGAGAACTTCAAAAAGTTGAAGCGTGTCAGGAATGTGGAGTAAAAATTTTAGCAATAAAACGTCCAGTATTGAATTATGGAATATTTTTCCATACAATTGAGGAATTGATTGAATATATTGTAAAACTTGTTTAA